Genomic window (Pararge aegeria chromosome 22, ilParAegt1.1, whole genome shotgun sequence):
cataagttcctgtgataaggtctacatgaataaaacatttttgaatttgaacttgaacttgaattttaccaaataatatatgtaattataCCACAGCACAAGTCTGTGGTATTTggtactccctacaaaagacctatatccagcagatGACGTCCATtggatatggtgatgatgatgaatagctAAAAAGTACCTAGATATTGTTTGTGTCACTTACCTTCAGAGAAAACACCacttgatttaataatttttgggccattttttaagtttttattcctGTCGTTTTTCCTATCTTTCCTAttcttttcatcctttttatgATCGCGGGAGTTTGCTGCAGATGGTCTGGAACATAGAAACAAAATCATGAAACAAAATGTTATTTGAGTTTTTTCCATTGTTTTTTCCTCTTACCTACAGTTAGTTATAACTAATGGACACATGTATTTGATGAGGTGCCTAGTATGAGACCTTAtaccttatcatcatcatcatcatcatcacattagagcatgggtctcctcccacaatgagaaggggttaaggcagtagtcacCACACAGGCCCaatgcggcttggtggactccacacaactttgagaatataatgtagatctctcaggcaagcaggtttcctcacaatttctttcttcactgttgaagcaagtttatttaaaaagcacataacttaaagtAAGAGGTGGTgttgaaagttagaggtgggtgctgggatttgaactcagccAACTAATTACATTGCTGGTTCTCACTAGATTGCGCTTTGTCCTCTATGTACAACATTTGTTTgtgttatataatgtttttttctctTTAGTCTACTTTCATAGATACATTGTAATCTTTTGGAATATAAGTGATTTTTAAGTCTTTCTTCATATTCCCACAAATtgctggtaattttttttaagttttttgttatgaaCCTTGCATATTTTTAGCatataattatcatattttttaagttagaaCTTAGAGAAGAGCTACTCTTCTCGGTAGAGACTCCCATAGCCTATTTTAACCTAATCTTCGCCTAATCTTTCATTATTTCCATAGTTAATTACTTACCCTTTATTCTTATTTCTAGCGACGTTCAAGTTcggagtaaatatttttttgttgggtTTCATTCCTCCAAGCGAAAGGTCCCTTGGAGGTTTAAGCGACGCCAATCTCTTGAGAGGTTCATCGCCCAAGCCGTTCGTATTAGATTTATCTTCTAAATTAgacattattttgtttacaatctCCGACAATTAGAACAAACGTCGATCACATCATCAAACACAAAGTCATTGTCACACtctttcaaaaattattattggatATATTCTAGTTTTGATAAACGATAACtcttaagttaatttatttcttttattgcaaatttcttatttattttgttatcaattGCAAACAGAAAAAGTAAACACCATCTTCACATGGCAGATCagatgttttacttttttttatgaatatagtcGCTTTAAGTTTACATAATCTGAATTCTAGTCTTTTCGAGATGAATTTAGTGATAGTGAAAAGCCAATTAGGATCAAGTTtggtttgattaaaaaaaaattgatgtaaGATTAAAACGTAGTGGCTATTTTTTCTTCGTATGACACAATAGTCgtgatcataaataaaatttctatttGCCAAATTATGTCAAAACCAATGGAAACATAGCTGtatggtgatatacctttgccctTACCCTACGCGAATGAtacctaaagaaaaaaaaatctatcaaatttcaaaaatcaaCGAATTCCGCTTAACGTTGAACTTTAGAAGTTTTGCTAGAGaacgatataaaaattttaattgattgttAGCAAGTcctaactataattaaaaacattgcgCATAGGTTAAAGAGTACGATTTTCTGGAATTTCAATTATTCTTATTTGCATTCCGTTATTTCCACATCATGGCACTTTTCGACATTTTTGGCGATCACCTAGCACTTCAAACCAAGAAGCATGTTTCGAGGCAGCCCCTCTCAAATATTGGTAAGAAATCTAATCATAACAAAGCTTTGTTATTGTCTATTGAGTCCTTCGTAGATGTCACTCCATAAGATTCTGGAATAGACGTGACCGGTTAGGCTATAGGGTCATTAATCTTGCATGTCCTGAAggggacaaataaaaaaaacaacagttaGAAACAAGAGTTTATCCAGCTTTGCAGAACCAGACTTTTACTGGCCATTAGAACAGCTGCTTTGCTTTTCAAAATCCCATCCAATGTAATTCTTAACCCAACCTGGGAATTGATCCCAGGACTCTGTAATCTGTCAGTAACAGTCGGCTGTGTATAACAATGGTATAGAAGGCAGAAGCCTGTACTTCTGCAGTTAAATGAATGTTTTGAAACATTACCAGACGGGAATAtccaaaatgtaataaattctaACAAAACATGAATTATTAGTAAATGGTTATGATACAATAAATGGTCaatgatatttaaaacattgCTGCTACAccaataaatgtataaatgaaaatttttccATTTGTTTCACAccaaattttgataatatctgtATACAAAGAATCTAAGAAAAGGGTATTTACACCTATAACAACAAATGGTAAAAAACATCTGATCTATACTACTATTTTAGAATGTCATAGgagttattattacttttttagaaaatatgGGCAAAATGGTCACAACAGGACCAATCAAGCCGAACGAGCCAGCTAAATCAATGAAAAAAGGTGGTGAACCTAAGAAGTCTTTCCTGTCCAATACTGGCAAAGCTTTACAAAGCACACCGAGGGCAGCTTTCACCCCAAAAGCCAACAATGTGTTGCCTTTTATATACCATGATGAAACAAATACGTTGGAAAAGGGTTACAGTGTTGAAGATTTGGAATTCACTAAGCCGTTGTATAGAAATGGTATGTTATGTACtttcttttatgttattataatataagcggtgatagccagaTGGTTAGAGCTTCAGCCTCTTCAGAAAGATCAAGTTTGATTTCCACCTCTTAACTTTTAtgggttatttatttttaaagttaaaggaatttaagatatcacttgctttaccagtaaaggaaaacgtcatgaggaaacctgcatgcctgagagatcccCAGAACTCACTCAAAACTACAGCCTAAGCCCTCCTACACAACATGGTGCCTATAACTCTTTTAAtagatggtagagtcactacacacagacagacttgacgtttcaaaagtgcttataggcctacttgaaataaatgaattttgaattttgattgagGAAGATCAGTGCCCCTACAATGTGACATGTTGGCTACTCGGACGAACGCTAAATAAGCTCTATTGTACACAAATTTTACAGAGacttgtgtacaataaaaaaacctaattgGCAGGTCAAGAAATAGTGTAAATAGTCAAGAAATGTAATTTCTGTGAAGAATACTATTCGCTCtttgaataaattcaaatttcaaaactgaTAGTTTAAAATGTAGCTATTTGAATATAGGATGTTTTTGTCTTTCAATaaccttataaaatattatactataaacCATAAATGGGTTTATAaatgcaggtttttttttttagtttattattttatttgcagtgtttataaattcattattcaagtaggcactttggcagaattcataaattta
Coding sequences:
- the LOC120633863 gene encoding uncharacterized protein LOC120633863, which produces MALFDIFGDHLALQTKKHVSRQPLSNIENMGKMVTTGPIKPNEPAKSMKKGGEPKKSFLSNTGKALQSTPRAAFTPKANNVLPFIYHDETNTLEKGYSVEDLEFTKPLYRNDNSHKDALDFLPMPELQKAKHVLPPNTPPPVIARHNMDFDCSYQDEFFTDDFSNESIPDDDLGLPELY